Within Nematostella vectensis chromosome 1, jaNemVect1.1, whole genome shotgun sequence, the genomic segment TGAAAATTACTAGGCGCTTGAACACTAATCACAATCAAACAATAATATTCACCCTTTATGAAAGATTTCGGCCTTATTTTTTTGGTAAAGATTAAATTTACTACAAGTTTAATGATATAGCTTGACTGATACCCAGCTACCAggaatatttttcaaaataatttaCTCGTGAATAAATCCAGCTATAAGCCATGTCAACATTTCATGACGAATAAAGAACACGGTTTTACTGCTGCGACAAAACAACTAACTATTGCTAAAAGAAGCTAGAAATGGCCAATGTTAATTTCTTACATTGATAGTCAAATAAGTACGGTTCTAAGACCACTGATAAAGGCGAGGTTTTATATACTTTATTATTGAAGCGAATTCTAAAAACAAGCATGGCGGTGCTTCATGCCCAACTtagaatttattttacaatataACTTAACGACTTAGACTAAGTAAAGATGGCTAGAAATAGCCAATACCAGTTGACAAATATAGCAATTATATAACTGTACGATGTAGTGCACCATATTCGTGAAACTCGATATACTTATATATGTGGGACATAATTTTTGCGCGTTTATTAGCTGCTTCTGTCTCTCTCTCCTTCTCTATAAAGCTTCCTCTCTCtctcaaaaaataaataataaaaattctaGCAGAAAAGTCCTTATTTTGCAATACCTTCGCAGCAGTGAATGGAACGTCTtacttttttctgtttgtgGTACAGCATGTCGCCAAGCCGAGTATCGCCTTGTTATAATGCCTCCAGCAGTGGATTATGCACATAATTGCAACATGCAGCAAGGAGGATCGGTATTCTTACAGGTTGCCGCCACGGAACACAAAAGGATCGTAGAAGACCACACTCCACATTTCTGAAGCCAGAACAATTGCTTTAATACATTCGTGTTTACTGGGAAAGAGCGACGTTTTTACACAACTTCCGACAGTTTGAGAAGTCTCAAACTTCCACATCGCTTACGAATGTCTTCAACAAGAGAAGagaatagataattttttttgtccataaaacgataaaaaattaaagaaatctTTCTTTCCCGTACTCCACTTTAACCTTGTACTTCATACCGAGGAAAGCAAGAATGAAATGAGCTATCAAATGGTGTGTCGTCAACTTTGTGATGGCTCCGCCTAGCAATCAAAAAGTGTCAAAAAAGAGCATGTCAAAATTGTTTGTCTGGTGGCAACGGTAAGAAGCGTCGTGCTGTAAATATCTTCTTAACGACTACTTGCTATGATCTTATAAGATAGTTGTAGGTACAAAATGGATAGTAATTAAGCATAAGGTTATATTTTTGGTGATACGCCCAAAAAAGTTCTAGTTGTCGCGGTCTCTTACCTGGGTTGGAGAGTTGTTTTGTCCTTTAATGTGAGCAgcatataattattttaagaAACAGCTAAgattcaatttttttacctttatAAGCTTTCATATATACTACGCAAGAACGTCTTTCGTCGTTCGAAATCTGGGTGTGCTCGTGTTTTCCCCATAACAATAGAGATCGAAGCCATTAGACATGAAATTTagcaaaacaattttttaattGTTAAAGCATGGCATAAAACAAAGTCATGTTTTACTTGCAGCAAGGTACCAGTGTGCAGAAAGTGGATTGCCGTTGGCAGGGATGTTGATAGGAATAAGTAATTTATCCAGTAAAAATATGTCaaccttgaaaaaaaaagttgaaagTTGAAACAAGGCACTTAGATGCAATGCACGATAAGGGggcatcgatgacgtcacaatcacgtgaccatattggtgtacccccttgacacatacatgacacattTCAAGGTTGGTTGTTATACAATATTTCTTTTAAGagatataaatgtttttttttaatttgatgacgtcagcatattttgcttctagtgatgTCTTGGATAACGGcacggtcacgtgaccatattggagCACCCTccttgacaccaacatgacacctgccgagtttggttgtgaaacaatgtttctttcaagagatatgaatgtttttgcttttattccCGTCATCGACGACGTCACAAATCGACCACAGACGTGACCACGGTTTTGTGgctcccttgacacatacatgacacctgccaagttggGTTGTCATACAATGCTTTTTGGgaacggacggacggacatcgcgtcacAAAAACTCTAGTCGACGTTgccatatttgttttgtataccactttttcttaggtatggggctccgctcacGCGGCACGAAGCGTGGGAGCTCCGCTATAAGCGGCTTTCAAAATTCCTTTTCGTTTATCGCTTCTATCATGATCTGAGTTGACCGCACTGCCCCTTAAATTGTTGATAGTATCATTTTCCCAGAGCGTAACCGTCTTTCTCGGTctttttaagtctttcattacTATAACGTCCCCAGACGCCTTTAAAATATAGGCCTAACGTCAGAAAtacaaactaaacatcaccagacccggaaaTTCAtggattcatccaaggcatgtTCCACATTTGAGAGTGAGGCgattcactagaaaattcctttatCGCTCTGTGAAACCTAAACAAGATATTATCCTATTGAATCAActtcagcgtgcaaacatccataagcacagtactaattatgcccaaatagacttcatgatgtcctaatgcactctccagatgttaaaaagctgtaatttttaaagtGGCTCGACCCAGTATTCCCTCCATCACACCGTCCATTTTTGAAAACGCACTGCGCGATGAAATGGATTCAGATTCCATATCCAGTACATCAAATCAATAACACAAGGATGGAAATATAATATGGCGTATAAATTCTGTTGATCGAAATAAATATCACATGAGTAAGACGACCCGCCAGTTCAGAGTTTAAGAAATGCCGTGAGGGACTGGGCTCCTTTTTACAAAACCGCTTTAAAAGATATGGTGAAATCATTCATTCCCACACGTGAGGATTTTATTGTACTTCGTAAAGGTGACAATTTGAGATGAATTAGGCGCAAAAGGTATTTCTACGGAGCGATGTTCATCGTGTTTTCATCGTGTTTTCATCGATGTTTTGCGAGCGAATGTCGACCAAATAAGCTCACTGAGCGAAGACTACTTACGGCTCAATTTCAAACATGATTTCATTTTattactaaaaaataaatagaaatgtCATACGATGTAACAATCCATGAGcaaaatagagaaaaaaaactaacttGAGTGTGAGGGAGGCCAGGAAAACCTCTGAAAAACCTTATAGTGAATATTCTTAGGATACCTGGATCGGGCTGCTCACAATGCAATGGGTTTGGCAAATTCTAAGCTCTCTTGCTCAGTTGAAATTTCGACGCAAAAAAACGCTAAGCAGCATGGAAATCTAATAAGTCACTGTTTACAACCTTACATAGAGGATTTGAATCTGCGCCAGACTTGATACTACGAAGGCCGTAATTTAAAGTATCTTTGACGAATTCTTTGACATACTTCTTGAACTCTTTAGTAGAATTAAAATACCTAATGAATCGTGGTAATATTCTCCAATTCAGGTACTTAGGATTCACGTCAAAACTGGCGCGTCTGATGAAGAACTATCTGGCAAGCGATCAAGTAAGCGCTCAGTAATAGCGACAGCACAACATGCATTGCCTGTCCTACCAAACGCTGATTTTTTACCTCTGTACTAGTCGTTTTTCGTTTAGGAACATTGATGGTCGTACTAAATTGGGATATAGAAATGTTTTTATGCTCATTATCTCACTAGAGCTATAAACCAGAATAACCGCCTAAAATAGCAAATAGAAACCTGATGTGAGCTAACTTGGAGCTCTGTATAAAAGAATCAGCTTTTCTCTTGACCTCATCAACTGAAAGATGTCCTTTTGGTTGAAATGGTCTAGCTAGCTCCCTTTTTACACCCTCTAAAGTAGACTTAACAAAAATGTTCCGTAGGACTCTCCATCCCGGCCAAGAGGTGGGCCCATCTTATGCAATATACCCGTGCCACTATCCAGTGCAGATTTGTAAAGATGCGTGATATGGATGGCTACATGGATCGGCTTTGCAGGCATCACACTTCAACATAGCCGCTGTACCGCTGTACTGTACCTACAACACCCATTGTGATAGCAAACGGCCACAATACCGCCCGAGTTCAAGCCGGCGTTTTGACCCGTTTGTCGTACGCGCCAGTAAACGACCCACAGAATTGTCACATGCGTGGATTTGTTACAAAGCGGTCAACTATGGAAAAGATACAATAATTCTAGGTACAGGTTACACAATCGATTAAATACAACTTGTATAAGCATGAGTCTCTAACATGCACATAACTAGAGTTCTAAACTAGTCAATAACTTCGTGATTTCCTTAAAATACTTATAGCcgcatataataataacaattatcTTCACGCTCTTAGTAATCATAGCGTTTACATCAAAATCAAGCTAATAAGGCTATATCAATTAAGCGTATACATACCAATGATGCGGGGCTTGCACGACTTGCACGTCCAAATCTCatcgaaaataaaatcaaacatAACCTATCTATTACCGTCCGTTTACTATTAATACGGTTTAACCAATCATGTGCTTAATTAGCACCGGAACTCATGcttctaaataaataaatcgcGTGACTTCACACCCATCTCTCCCAACCAAGCCAATTAGAGATCTCTCCTGTCCGGTGTGCCCTGACTTAGATATGCCTCTAATgacaagaaaataacaaaacgaaCAAAACTATAGCAGCGTATATTTCGTACCAATAGCGCTTACTACCGTGCGCAACTAGCCAAAACTGCATACATGCCCAATGTACCGACAATCAAAGCAACCTTCATATCAATCTTTACGCAAAGCTAGCTTAGTCAAAAACAGAGACAACCAGACAACGCCGACTGATACGTCTTGTAAATGTGCCTTTGACCTCGCCCTTCCACTTGTAAATCACTTAAATAAGGAAGCCTCCAAaagtaaataacaaaaaacttGATTATGCGCTTGCACGATTAGAATTTCGCAGGACTGACAAAAAAATGCTGGAAAGCCACTCGGGATAATTAAGGTAACCCAACCTCGACAATAAACCAGCGCTATAACTGACTGTGCAATCAAGTATAGAGGAGACCGTAACCAGTTTTTGTCTTCTGACCTATCTTCGGCAAACGCGTCTACTTGATTGTCtgtgaagattttaatttGCTTACCTCGTAACTGATCCTTAAGGCAAGCAAGACAAAGTCCAAAGTCCGGGTGACAGAAACGATCATCTTGAATAAACACTATTTCTGATATCAAATCCTAATAATAATTCGACATCACAATCAAGTTATTtttaccacagggaacccactCAACTCAGTGCATTGCTTATTTAGCATGTGCTTTGAACTTCATTTGTGAATATCAATAAGGTCACGAAGTCTTCAATAAAACTCCTTACAACTGTGTCCATTCCTATTTGGAACACTTATTTTATACCCCTGCGTCGATTTTTTCAGAAATATTCGGGTTTTGCAAAAGCCCGATTTCATGCCTAAAGGCTTTAATTCAGACGCCACTGCtgaatttttttgtatttaaataagatcaacgcaaaaaaaaaatttctccACATATAACGCTAAATTCTTATTTGTGTTCAAATTCGACGCGGAACGCAAATATAATAAGACACACACACCAAGCTCTTACCAGTCCCCCTTGTAGTGAGGCTGTAAAAATCCTCGAGGGCTTGTTTGGTTTTATTCCACCAGCCATTCTTGGCTCGCCTGTGCAAGGCGCTGCATATAGTTGAATCTTATCCTCTTCTTTAGAGATGTCCCAGTGTTTTAAGTGCACCAGTCCCTTAGATTCAACTGAGGAGttccaaataagaaatttcGAAATCGCTCAAAATTGGTTTAAAGTAAGCCCCTGG encodes:
- the LOC116601955 gene encoding uncharacterized protein LOC116601955 codes for the protein MAGGIKPNKPSRIFTASLQGGLDLISEIVFIQDDRFCHPDFGLCLACLKDQLRDGPTSWPGWRVLRNIFVKSTLEGVKRELARPFQPKGHLSVDEVKRKADSFIQSSKLAHIRFLFAILGGYSVRPSMFLNEKRLFFIRRASFDVNPKYLNWRILPRFIRYFNSTKEFKKYVKEFVKDTLNYGLRSIKSGADSNPLCKVVNSDLLDFHAA